In the genome of Coturnix japonica isolate 7356 chromosome 19, Coturnix japonica 2.1, whole genome shotgun sequence, one region contains:
- the ALDOC gene encoding fructose-bisphosphate aldolase C, with the protein MTHQYPALTAEQKKELSDIALRIVAPGKGILAADESVGSMAKRLNQIGVENTEENRRLYRQILFSADSRVKKCIGGVIFFHETMYQKADDGTPFVQMIKDKGIVVGIKVDKGVVPLAGTDGETTTQGLDGLMERCAQYKKDGADFAKWRCVLKISDNTPSALAIMENANVLARYASICQQNGLVPIVEPEVLPDGDHDLQRCQYVTEKVLAAVYKALSDHHIYLEGTLLKPNMVTPGHSCPTKYSPEEIAMATVTALRRTVPPAVPGVTFLSGGQSEEEASINLNAINTCPLLRPWALTFSYGRALQASALSAWRGQRDNANAATEEFVKRAEVNGLAALGKYEGSGDDSGAAGQSLYVANHAY; encoded by the exons ATGACGCACCAATACCCTGCGCTCACAGCCGAGCAGAAGAAGGAGCTGTCGGACATCGCTCTGCGCATCGTGGCCCCGGGGAAGGGCATTTTGGCCGCCGATGAATCCGTGG GGAGCATGGCCAAGCGCCTCAACCAGATCGGGGTGGAGAACACGGAGGAGAATCGCCGGCTGTACCGCCAGATCCTGTTCAGTGCCGACAGCCGGGTGAAGAAGTGCATCGGGGGGGTCATTTTCTTCCATGAGACCATGTATCAGAAGGCTGATGATGGAACTCCCTTCGTCCAGATGATCAAAGATAAGGGCATCGTTGTGGGCATCAAG GTGGATAAAGGTGTCGTTCCGCTGGCTGGGACAGATGGGGAGACCACCACACAGG GTCTGGATGGGTTGATGGAGCGCTGTGCCCAATACAAGAAGGATGGGGCAGACTTTGCCAAGTGGCGCTGCGTGCTGAAAATCAGTGATAACACTCCCTCTGCTTTGGCCATCATGGAGAACGCCAACGTCCTGGCCCGCTATGCCAGCATCTGCCAGCAG AATGGGTTGGTGCCCATTGTGGAGCCAGAAGTCTTACCTGATGGTGACCATGATCTCCAACGCTGTCAGTATGTCACAGAGAAG GTCCTGGCAGCTGTATATAAAGCATTAAGTGATCACCACATCTACCTGGAGGGCACCCTGCTGAAGCCCAACATGGTGACACCGGGTCATTCCTGCCCCACCAAGTACAGCCCAGAGGAGATCGCCATGGCCACTGTCACTGCCCTGCGCCGCACTGTGCCCCCAGCCGTGCCAG gcgTCACCTTCCTGTCTGGGGGGCAGAGTGAGGAGGAGGCTTCCATCAACCTCAATGCCATCAACACATGCCCTCTGCTGCGGCCGTGGGCACTGACCTTCTCCTATGGGAGGGCACTGCAGGCGTCAGCGCTCAGCGCCTGGCGTGGGCAGAGGGACAACGCCAACGCTGCCACCGAGGAGTTTGTGAAGCGTGCAGAG GTGAACGGGCTGGCAGCACTGGGCAAGTACGAAGGCAGCGGGGACGACTCTGGGGCCGCCGGGCAGTCCCTGTACGTGGCCAACCACGCGTACTGA
- the SPAG5 gene encoding sperm-associated antigen 5 encodes MAGTPSPAPAEQCSPQAEVVGSEPVGAAAAAAPTPMSLSEPSLGAVSWLAPLVWLERTLPSSSVLESIRRSLPLSVSWQDAATSITPVPTVAMGTAVTPVPTISMGTTVTPVPTVSMGTTVTPVPTVPVGSSVTPVPTTATGTNVTPVPTGTIATNVSPVPCGTTATNVTPVPTGSIGTSITPVPTMSMGTSITPVPTMSMGTNITPVPTMSLGTSVTPVLTMSMGTTVTPVPTMSMGTSITPVPTVSMGTTMTPEERSSGTSKPADAKDSAAETDSLLWHCSRDQLRLLPRSELEGRLESTLIIIEALSLQLRDLQGSQCPLPTVGPAGQRDAHTQTDVTRPRGEEGIYHGLYVELRNKMQAVQRQRGAELELAQQLARAVEAMDAWAERRRVLQEVADAALQDVRGDHAVLEQQRLQVHAMVSRCNVLLRAVPAKLRSCLQERDAAQHRADEALRAKQEGDGFLEAFRSHAAAQIGARTQSLELLQELSTLLAAAIQQQVSLAAEAQPFRQFIDVTFANLQEERGALDGEREQVRALVSRCTAALRDVSTKLHSCMQERDAAMQRVEEALQAKEEVSQQLEKTLEALQDAMTQGEQLAVTNSRLSTDLSMVMKQLASLQQEQDTLLQDYEEQKEQMSRLSKERDALQRERRELQEAVECREFLDQENRMSRRQLMEVEAKLKSTLAELQERSLQHQELLEAHQSLQEEQAALHKELESTKAELQDLQLKRDRVSWCSAGIAESKARLQELADCLRAALPQQDDDDEIPSRKKTWTPGWRTPRGPWTPRSCAWTPVCRTPARHTPHRARESFVGSVLKAVSRRDGDEGTGAESTSARDRAVSTPKPAEPEDGLMELAAELRAVVSDLSVLSSRIQELEQSEFRALQTEISDLQLQLEEVTTESQERMDAQAATIAKLNKVLQGKLQNEKELQDVVKQQEAKMLQLIDKSGEVTRLKEEVTQLKRSLQRAETEAKVLWEEMRGQEAKGDATHVVRERVLLRQEVDKLRLLLLEKEDENMVVSGNYLEQVRELELKLSHAQKMLRSHEELQEKMKEVLLSLLEVPPELCVLLQHLGLKPNSEKTPAPL; translated from the exons ATGGCTGGAACCCCAAGCCCTGccccagcagagcagtgctcccCCCAGGCTGAGGTAGTGGGCTCAGAGCCTGtaggggcagcagcagcagcagcccccaccccaaTGTCTTTGTCTGAGCCGTCCCTGGGGGCTGTGTCCTGGTTAGCCCCCCTCGTGTGGCTGGAGAGGACCCTCCCCTCCTCGTCTGTGCTGGAATCCATACGGCGCAGCCTGCCCTTGTCTGTGTCATGGCAGGATGCTGCCACCAGCATCACCCCAGTGCCCACTGTAGCTATGGGTACCGCTGTCACCCCAGTGCCCACTATATCTATGGGTACCACTGTCACCCCAGTGCCCACCGTATCTATGGGTACCACTGTAACCCCAGTGCCCACCGTACCTGTAGGAAGCAGTGTCACCCCAGTGCCAACCACGGCCACAGGCACCAATGTCACCCCAGTGCCCACCGGAACCATTGCCACCAATGTCAGCCCGGTGCCCTGTGGAACCACTGCCACTAATGTCACCCCAGTACCCACTGGATCCATTGGCACCAGTATCACCCCAGTGCCCACTATGTCTATGGGCACCAGTATCACCCCAGTGCCCACAATGTCTATGGGCACCAATATCACCCCAGTGCCCACTATGTCTCTGGGCACCAGTGTCACCCCAGTGCTCACTATGTCTATGGGCACCACTGTCACCCCAGTGCCCACTATGTCTATGGGGACCAGTATCACCCCAGTGCCCACCGTGTCTATGGGCACCACCATGACCCCAGAGGAGAGGAGCTCTGGCACATCCAAGCCTGCCGATGCCAAGGACAGCGCTGCTGAGACCGACTCTCTGCTGTGGCA CTGTTCCCGGGATCAGCTGCGTTTGCTGCCCCGATCGGAGCTGGAGGGAAGGCTGGAGAGCACCCTGATCATCATCGAGGCGCTGTCACTGCAGCTGCGGGACCTGCAGGGCTCCCAGTGCCCACTGCCCACTGTGGGACCAGCAGGACAGAgggatgcacacacacagactgaTGTCACCCGGCCCCGGGGG GAGGAGGGGATCTACCACGGCCTCTACGTGGAGCTGCGGAACAAGATGCAGGCTGTGCAGCGGCAGcgtggggcagagctggagctggcacagcagctggCACGAGCAGTGGAGGCCAtg GACGCATGGGCCGAGCGGCGTcgtgtgctgcaggaggtggcagATGCTGCCCTGCAGGATGTACGGGGTGACCACGcggtgctggagcagcag CGGCTGCAGGTTCATGCCATGGTGTCCCGGTGCAACGTGCTGCTCCGTGCTGTCCCTGCCAAGCTGcggagctgcctgcaggagcgggatgctgcacagcacagagcagacgAAGCCCTTCGTGCTAAGCAGGAG GGTGATGGATTCCTGGAGGCGTTTCGCTCCCACGCTGCTGCCCAGATCGGTGCCCGCACGcagagcctggagctgctgcaggagctgagcacgctgctggcagctgccatCCAGCAGCAG GTGTCCCTGGCTGCAGAGGCTCAGCCCTTCCGGCAATTCATAGACGTGACCTTTGCCAACCTGCAGGAGGAGCGTGGAGCTCTGGATGGGGAG CGGGAGCAGGTCCGTGCCCTGGTGTCTCGCTGCACGGCTGCGCTGCGGGATGTCTCCACTAAGCTGCACAGCTGTATGCAGGAGCGGGATGCTGCAATGCAACGGGTGGAGGAAGCTCTCCAAGCCAAGGAGGAG GTGTCCCAACAGCTGGAGAAGACCCTGGAGGCTCTGCAGGATGCGATGACGCAGGGGGAGCAGCTGGCAGTCACCAACTCACGGCTCAGCACAG ATCTGAGCATGGTGATGAAGCAGCTGgccagcctgcagcaggagcaggacaCGCTGCTGCAGGACTACGAGGAACAGAAGGAGCAGATGAGCAG GCTGAGCAAGGAGCGCGATGCTTTGCAGCGGGAGcgcagggagctgcaggaagcagtggAGTGCAGGGAG TTTCTGGACCAGGAGAACCGCATGTCCCGCAGGCAGCTGATGGAGGTGGAAGCCAAGCTGAAATCCAcgctggctgagctgcaggagcgCAGCttgcagcaccaggagctgctggaagccCACCAGAGCCTGCA GGAGGAACAAGCTGCCCTGCACAAGGAGCTGGAGAGCACCAAGGCGGAGCTGCAGGACCTGCAGCTCAAGAGGGACAGGGTGTCCTGGTGCTCAGCAGGCATCGCCGAGagcaaggccaggctgcaggagctggctgaCTGCCTGCGAGCCGCCCTGCCCCAGCAG gatgatgatgatgagatCCCATCGAGGAAAAAGACCTGGACCCCAGGCTGGAGGACCCCCCGTGGGCCCTGGACCCCCCGTAGCTGTGCTTGGACCCCCGTGTGCCGCACGCCTGCCCGCCACACACCACACCGTGCCAGGGAGTCCTTTGTGGGCAGCGTTCTGAAGGCGGTGTCAAGAAGAG ATGGTGATGAAGGCACTGGAGCTGAGAGCACATCTGCCAGGGATAGGGCTGTATCCACACCAAAGCCTGCAG AGCCCGAGGATGGTCTGATGGagctggcagctgagctgcGGGCCGTGGTGTCTGACCTCTCTGTGCTGAGCTCCCGCATCCAGGAGTTGGAGCAGAGCGAGTTCAGGGCTCTACAGACAGAGAT CTCTgacctgcagctccagctggaggAGGTGACAACTGAGAGCCAGGAGCGGATGGACGCACAGGCTGCCACCATTGCCAAGCTAAACAAGGTGCTGCAGGGCAAGCTGCAG AACgagaaggagctgcaggacgTTGTGAAACAGCAGGAAGCAAAGATGCTGCAACTCATTGACAAGAGTGGGGAGGTGACG AGGCTGAAGGAGGAGGTGACCCAGCTGAAGCGCTCGCTCCAGCGTGCGGAGACTGAGGCCAAGGTGCTGTGGGAGGAGATGAGGGGACAGGAGGCCAAGGGGGATGCAACCCATGTTGTGCGGGAGCGTGTCCTGCTGCGGCAGGAG GTGGACAAACTGcgcttgctgctgctggagaaggaggATGAGAACATGGTGGTGTCGGGGAACTACCTGGAGCag GTGCGAGAGTTGGAGCTGAAGCTCAGCCATGCACAGAAGATGCTGCGGAGCCacgaggagctgcaggagaagaTGAAGGAG GTCTTGCTGTCCCTCCTCGAGGTGCCCCCGGAGCTCTgtgtcctcctgcagcacttggGGTTGAAGCCAAACAGTGAGAAAACTCCGGCTCCTCTGTAA